Proteins from a genomic interval of Poecile atricapillus isolate bPoeAtr1 chromosome 1, bPoeAtr1.hap1, whole genome shotgun sequence:
- the USF3 gene encoding basic helix-loop-helix domain-containing protein USF3 isoform X2 has product MQLESALFSETMPEMTENETPTKKQHRKKNRETHNAVERHRKKKINAGINRIGELIPCSPALKQSKNMILDQAFKYITEMKRQNDELLLNGGNNEQAEEIKKLRKQLDELQKENGRYIELLKANDICLYDDPTIHWKGNLKNAKVSVVIPSDQVQKNIIVYSNGTQPNGNNQGASVQGITFNVGHNLQKQTANVVPVQRTCNLVTPVTIAGIYPTENKPWSQPTVSPLASAQTAPAGNVRELSTPENERGVPTAAPASSQSTPRPPAEQELQCSASNTPQNEQNPLKSKNDEEGTKSTKKTLLQGTSIPSSASVEASQVQPVNATCSNTHNSKSDLQESCAVSTTDTACVPPARLSAAESCSSANVLKSTDLVSSAGTPATSAAEGVKAVTAISTLAASPLENCWSFSGSSGVGTSDLKNMSSLTRMPSTGNTQTTWTTLQLAGNTVQPLSQTPSGIMTALLNEPVSGAGTVSSAHGRPLTTSISLHASLPGDGQAAEQIVVTLPSCPPVPIQPLISQPQVKAQAAGNILPLNSAMQVIQMAQPVASAVTGAPANQNVIILQPPNPAPCPPIVRAEVPSQNVSQQIVIIQAANQNPLPLLSAQPSASVRVPVNGPTAVANSSGSVQNASLPQTFGGKHLVHILPRPSSLPSSSSTQTFSVTMSNQQHPQTISLNGQLFALQPVMSSSGASNQAPMQIIQPTTSEDPNTNVALNTFGALANLNQSISQMAGQSCLHLSLSHPTNPATVNNQIATVNCVSLPTSVASSVPAEVSVLTSASNSINASPQKSAAGLPSSAKSKRTNKKPSAKKHQAVNNKVSCPAVPCKDAGKVDCSPVETVAKPSNGEGPPESAPAASQAVTPSQAGSTAASSTISISDSPSKEAASSEQAVKTPCAPEPSSAEVPASSALESVVSEQLLLAPPPAKDAAPLQQAQGSQSHPPTASVLSESPKPCEPPNTLTSSRREAQVTHLQVANGTSAVQSNTAGHTSKAGMISESCNIAQDSSVVMQDADLLEGQGLTKMLSDLTKERTAVEKTSSFTVQGEHSNFPMENAKSAESNVDLPEKQELLLMNTESDTLSQPHSCISDQEVVSASLITSRQADSPMSTSSGSSRGFSVASMLPDTTREDVTSSTSTSTCNSCTFSEQTDIVALAARAIFDQESLEKGGGGIQVSTRDVISKSEVAPLEREQQPFKPQSVKENNTGPLEAAPNKFSAHEAVQTNVDRQVEKPSCSVGGVETSSTSLQISTSQPPSITSLSVNNLIHQSRIVHPLVSCSGLSQSSEPASVPATVSLSLPSSTYINPSPGPALMSEYAQEQLNAIRASTMQAPQLQESHLKQQNHEGRKDSAKRAVQDDLLLSTAKRQKQCQTAPIRLEGMALMNRTPEGIADQTQMLVSQIPPNSSNSVAPVSNQGHADGLNRLFPPNSNFVAPALRQTEVQCSSQASLSEQPGQHLQPIQHVPAQGISHLHSNHPYLKQQQAGQLRERHHLYQLQHHVTHGENSVHSQPHSVHQQRTIQQEVQMQKKRNLIQGTQATQLSLQQKHHGSDQTRQKGGQPHPHHQQMQQQMQQHFGASQPEKNCENPATSRNHHNHPQSHISQDILHQQQQDVGSRQQGSTSEHVSGHNQMQRLMTSRGLEQQMVSQASIVTRPSDMTCTPHRQERNRVSSYSAEALIGKTPSNSEQRIGISLQGPRVSDQLEMRSYLDVSRSKGLAIHNMQGRLSVDHTVGSDVQRLSDCQTFKPSGPNQQPTGNFDVQASRNSEIGNSVSSLRGMQSQAFRIGQNAAPSIERQKRLPYQPVQGIPTGNTLPPRENENTCHQSFMQSLLAPHLGDQVSGSQRSIPEHQRNTQCGASSTIEYNCPPARESVHIRRDGDSQSRESCDMSTIGAINTRNSSLTIPFSSSSSSGDIQGRNTSPNISVQKSNPMRMTDSHGTKNHMNTPVSSNMHGVVRPTHPHPAVSHGNGEQGQPSVRQPNSSVTQRSRHPLQDNGSSKIRQPERNRSGNQRHGNVFDPSLPHLPLSASGSMILGRQQSTIEKRGSIVRFMSDGPQVSNDNAAPDQHTLSQNFGFPFIPEGGMNPPINANASFIPPVTQPSATRTPALIPVDPQNTLPSFYPPYSPAHPTLSNDISIPYFPNQMFPNPSTEKPSTGGLNNRFGSILSPPRPVGFAQPSFPLLPDMPPMHMTNTSHLSNFNLTSLFPEIATALPPDGSAMSPLLSIANTSASDSSKQPSNRPAHNISHILGHDCSSAV; this is encoded by the exons ATGCAGCTAGAATCA GCTCTCTTCTCCGAAACCATGCCAGAGATGACAGAGAATGAGACACCTACTAAGAAGCAACATCG aaagaaaaaccgGGAGACACATAATGCAG TGGAGAGACATCGAAAGAAGAAGATTAATGCTGGAATAAACAGAATTGGAGAACTCAttccctgctctccagcactTAAGCAG aGCAAGAACATGATCCTGGATCAGGCCTTTAAGTATATAACAGAAATGAAAAGACAAAATGATGAACTTCTGTTAAATGGAGGGAACAATGAGCAGG ctgaagagataaaaaaactCCGGAAACAGTTGGACGAACTGCAAAAGGAAAACGGGAGATACATTGAGCTACTGAAAGCAAATGATATTTGCTTGTATGATGACCCTACGATCCACTGGAAAGGAAACCTCAAAAACGCCAAGGTCTCGGTTGTTATTCCCAGTGATCAGGTTCAAAAGAACATCATTGTCTATTCAAATGGGACTCAACCCAATGGAAATAACCAGGGAGCATCTGTGCAGGGAATAACATTTAATGTTGGTCATAATTTACAAAAGCAAACAGCCAATGTTGTGCCAGTTCAGAGAACTTGCAACCTAGTGACTCCTGTGACAATTGCTGGTATTTATCCCACAGAAAATAAGCCATGGTCACAACCTACAGTTTCTCCGCTGGCATCTGCTcagacagctccagcagggaatGTTCGTGAGCTCTCCACCCCAGAGAATGAGCGAGGTGTGCCCaccgctgctcctgccagctcaCAGAGCACACCTCGACCTCCAGCAGAACAGGAGCTTCAGTGCTCTGCAAGTAACACACCACAGAATGagcaaaatcccctcaaaagtAAAAATGATGAGGAGGGCACTAAATCAACAAAGAAAACACTCCTGCAGGGAACCAGCATTCCTTCCAGTGCCTCTGTGGAAGCCTCCCAAGTTCAGCCGGTAAATGCAACTTGCTCAAATACACACAATTCCAAGAGTGACCTCCAGGAGAGCTGTGCCGTTTCAACCACGGACACAGCTTGCGTGCCACCTGCGAGACTGtctgctgcagagagctgctcttCTGCAAATGTCCTCAAAAGTACAGACCTGGTCAGCAGTGCTGGGACGCCTGCGACGTCTGCAGCAGAAGGAGTTAAGGCTGTGACAGCAATAAGCACTCTGGCTGCCAGTCCCCTGGAGAACTGCTGGTCCTTTTCAGGCTCTTCAGGTGTTGGCACTTCAGACTTGAAAAACATGAGTAGCCTTACCCGGATGCCTTCAACTGGGAACACACAGACCACGTGGACGACTTTGCAGCTGGCAGGAAACACTGTGCAGCCGCTGAGCCAGACACCATCCGGGATAATGACTGCCCTCCTCAACGAGCCAGTCAGTGGTGCTGGGACTGTGTCTTCTGCCCACGGCAGGCCTTTGACTAcaagtatcagtttgcatgcTTCTCTGCCTGGGGATGGCCAGGCAGCTGAACAGATTGTAGTTACCTTGCCCTCGTGCCCACCCGTACCTATACAGCCTTTGATCAGCCAGCCACAGGTTAAAGCTCAGGCTGCAGGAAATATCCTTCCATTAAACTCGGCTATGCAGGTGATTCAGATGGCTCAGCCTGTCGCCTCAGCTGTGACAGGAGCACCAGCTAACCAGAATGTCATCATTCTCCAgcctccaaaccctgctccgTGCCCGCCCATTGTGAGAGCGGAAGTTCCCAGCCAAAACGTTAGTCAGCAAATTGTAATTATACAAGCTGCAAATCAGAatcctcttcccctcctctctGCTCAGCCTTCTGCTTCTGTAAGAGTTCCTGTGAATGGGCCGACTGCAGTCGCGAACTCCAGCGGCTCCGTGCAAAATGCCTCTCTTCCGCAGACTTTCGGAGGGAAGCACCTTGTCCATATATTACCAAGGCCATCTTCTTTGCCATCTTCTAGCTCTACACAGACATTTTCCGTGACAATGTCCAATCAACAGCACCCCCAGACTATCTCATTAAATGGGCAGCTTTTCGCATTGCAGCCTGTCATGTCTTCATCTGGAGCTTCAAACCAAGCCCCTATGCAAATTATTCAGCCCACCACCAGCGAAGATCCAAATACCAATGTTGCCCTCAATACATTTGGTGCTTTAGCTAACCTCAATCAAAGCATATCACAAATGGCTGGACAGAGCTGCTTGCACTTGTCTCTCAGCCACCCCACCAATCCTGCGACTGTCAATAACCAGATTGCCACAGTCAACTGCGTGTCATTGCCAACTTCTGTGGCATCTTCAGTGCCTGCAGAGGTCTCGGTATTAACCAGTGCATCTAATTCCATAAATGCTTCCCCGCAAAAATCGGCTGCTGGCTTGCCATCTAGTGCAAAATCAAAAAGGACTAACAAAAAGCCAAGTGCAAAGAAACACCAAGCAGTCAATAATAAAGTGTCCTGCCCAGCAGTTCCTTGCAAAGATGCAGGGAAGGTGGACTGTTCTCCTGTGGAGACGGTGGCAAAGCCTTCAAATGGTGAAGGGCCGCCGGAAAGCGCCCCGGCAGCGTCACAAGCTGTAACCCCATCGCAGGCGGGCAGCACGGCTGCATCGAGCACCATCAGCATTTCTGACTCTCCTTCCAAAGAGGCTGCGAGCTCTGAACAGGCAGTGAAAACCCCCTGTGCTCCAGAGCCGAGCTCAGCAGAGGTTCCTGCCTCCTCAGCACTGGAGTCTGTCGtgtcagagcagctgctgctggctccacCACCAGCCAAAGAcgctgctcctctccagcaggCCCAGGGATCTCAGAGCCACCCACCAACTGCCTCTGTCTTGTCAGAGTCTCCAAAACCCTGTGAGCCCCCCAACACCTTAACATCCTCTCGTAGAGAGGCACAGGTGACACATTTGCAGGTTGCAAATGGTACTTCGGCAGTACAGAGCAACACAGCAGGTCATACTTCCAAGGCAGGAATGATTTCGGAGTCCTGCAACATTGCGCAGGATTCCTCAGTGGTAATGCAAGATGCGGACTTGTTAGAAGGACAGGGTCTAACCAAAATGCTGTCTGATCTCACAAAAGAAAGAACAGCTGTGGAAAAAACCTCTTCATTTACTGTTCAGGGGGAGCATTCTAATTTTCCTATGGAAAACGCTAAATCAGCAGAATCAAATGTTGATTTGCCTGAGAAGCAGGAACTCTTGCTGATGAACACAGAAAGTGACACTCTCTCCCAGCCTCACTCATGCATCTCTGATCAGGAAGTAGTCAGTGCTTCCCTTATCACTAGCAGGCAGGCAGACTCCCCCATGTCAACCAGCTCTGGCAGCAGTAGAGGCTTCTCAGTTGCATCTATGTTGCCAGATACCACCAGAGAAGATGTCACGAGCAGCACCTCCACCAGTACCTGTAACAGCTGCACATTTTCAGAGCAGACTGACATTGTAGCTCTCGCGGCAAGAGCTATTTTTGACCAGGAAAGCCTTGAGAAAGGTGGAGGGGGAATACAGGTTAGCACAAGGGATGTCATCTCTAAGTCTGAGGTTGCACCCTTGGAGAGAGAGCAACAGCCTTTTAAACCTCAGtcagtgaaagaaaacaacacaGGACCGCTGGAAGCGGCACCAAACAAATTCAGTGCTCATGAAGCAGTACAGACAAATGTCGACAGGCAGGTAGAGAAGCCAAGCTGCTCTGTAGGAGGTGTGGAAACATCAAGCACTTCTTTGCAGATTTCCACTTCCCAGCCACCCAGCATAACCAGTCTAAGCGTGAATAATCTGATACACCAGAGCCGCATTGTCCATCCCCTGGTGAGTTGTTCAGGTTTATCCCAGTCTTCAGAGCCTGCAAGTGTCCCTGCAACTGTGAGCCTCTCCCTTCCATCTAGTACATATATCAATCCGTCTCCTGGGCCTGCTCTGATGAGTGAATATGCGCAGGAACAACTGAATGCTATCAGGGCAAGCACCATGCAGGCTCCTCAGCTGCAGGAATCACActtaaaacagcaaaaccatGAAGGTCGCAAGGACTCTGCCAAGAGGGCCGTTCAGGATGACCTTCTGCTTTCTACAGCCAAGAGGCAAAAGCAGTGCCAGACAGCACCCATAAGGCTTGAGGGGATGGCACTGATGAACCGAACACCAGAGGGTATTGCTGATCAAACACAGATGCTGGTTAGTCAGATTCCTCCTAATTCATCCAATTCAGTGGCACCAGTGAGCAATCAAGGGCATGCTGATGGCCTCAACAGGTTATTCCCACCCAACAGCAATTTCGTAGCGCCGGCTTTGAGACAAACTGAAGTTCAGTGCAGTTCTCAGGCATCGCTTtcagagcagccagggcagcactTGCAGCCAATTCAAcatgtccctgcccaaggcatCTCTCACCTTCACAGTAATCACCCGTacttgaagcagcagcaggctgggcagtTAAGAGAGAGGCACCACTTGTACCAGCTGCAGCACCACGTCACGCACGGGGAAAACTCAGTCCACTCTCAACCCCACAGCGTCCACCAACAGCGAACGATACAGCAGGAGGTGCAGATGCAAAAGAAACGGAATCTCATCCAGGGAACACAAGCCACACAGCTTTCTCTGCAGCAAAAACACCACGGAAGTGATCAAACACGGCAGAAAGGTGGTCAGCCCCATCCTCACCACCAAcaaatgcagcagcagatgCAGCAGCACTTTGGAGCTTCCCAGCCTGAAAAGAACTGTGAAAATCCTGCAACAAGCAGAAACCACCACAACCACCCTCAGAGCCACATCAGTCAGGATATTTTGCATCAACAGCAACAGGATGTTGGCAGCAGACAGCAAGGCTCCACTTCAGAACACGTGTCAGGGCACAATCAGATGCAAAGACTTATGACCTCGAGAGGCTTAGAGCAGCAGATGGTGTCCCAGGCCAGTATCGTAACCAGACCATCAGATATGACATGCACCCCTCACAGACAGGAAAGAAACAGAGTTTCCAGCTACTCTGCTGAGGCTCTCATTGGGAAGACGCCCTCTAATTCAGAGCAGAGAATAGGAATATCTCTTCAAGGCCCTAGGGTTTCTGACCAGCTTGAAATGAGAAGCTATCTTGATGTTTCTAGAAGTAAAGGGTTGGCGATTCATAATATGCAGGGCCGCTTGTCAGTCGACCACACAGTTGGCTCAGATGTGCAGCGTCTTTCTGATTGCCAGACATTTAAGCCCTCTGGACCCAATCAACAGCCAACAGGCAACTTTGATGTACAGGCTTCAAGAAACAGTGAAATTGGCAATTCTGTGTCCTCCCTCCGAGGCATGCAGTCACAAGCGTTCCGAATCGGTCAGAATGCTGCGCCATCCATAGAGAGGCAGAAGAGACTGCCCTACCAGCCAGTACAGGGTATTCCAACAGGGAACACCCTGCCACcaagggaaaatgaaaacacGTGCCACCAAAGTTTTATGCAGAGTTTGCTCGCCCCACACCTTGGAGATCAGGTCAGTGGAAGCCAAAGATCAATCCCAGAACATCAAAGGAACACGCAGTGCGGTGCCTCCTCCACAATCGAGTACAACTGTCCCCCAGCCCGGGAGAGTGTCCACATCCGAAGGGATGGTGATAGccagagcagggaaagctgTGACATGTCCACCATTGGGGCAATTAACACAAGGAACAGTTCATTGACTATTCCTTTTTCGAGTTCTTCCTCCTCAGGAGACATTCAGGGTCGCAATACAAGCCCAAACATCTCTGTGCAGAAGTCCAACCCCATGAGGATGACGGACAGTCATGGAACTAAGAACCACATGAATACACCCGTTTCCAGCAATATGCATGGAGTTGTGAGGCCAACTCACCCTCACCCTGCAGTTTCTCATGGAAACGGCGAGCAAGGGCAGCCTTCTGTTCGTCAGCCAAATTCTTCAGTCACTCAGCGCTCGAGGCATCCTCTGCAAGACAACGGAAGTTCTAAAATACGTCAGCCCGAAAGGAATCGATCTGGAAATCAGAGACATGGAAATGTCTTTGACCCTAGTCTTCCCCATCTTCCTCTGTCTGCCAGCGGCAGCATGATCCTTGGGCGCCAACAGTCCACGATAGAAAAAAGAGGAAGCATTGTCCGTTTTATGTCTGATGGCCCTCAAGTGTCCAACGATAACGCGGCCCCTGACCAACATACTCTCTCCCAGAATTTTGGATTCCCTTTTATTCCAGAGGGTGGCATGAATCCACCAATAAATGCTAACGCTTCTTTCATCCCTCCAGTCACTCAGCCTAGTGCCACTCGGACACCAGCTCTAATCCCAGTTGACCCCCAGAATACACTGCCATCCTTCTATCCACCTTACTCTCCTGCCCACCCTACCCTCTCCAATGACATTTCTATCCCTTACTTTCCCAATCAAATGTTTCCCAACCCAAGCACAGAGAAGCCGAGCACTGGAGGTTTAAACAATCGATTTGGATCCATTTTGTCTCCTCCCAGGCCTGTTGGTTTTGCTCAGCCaagttttcctttgcttccagATATGCCACCAATGCATATGACCAACACATCGCACTTATCCAATTTTAACTTAACTTCCCTGTTTCCAGAAATAGCCACAGCTCTTCCTCCAGATGGCTCAGCGATGTCACCTTTGCTTTCCATTGCAAACACATCTGCTTCAGATTCTTCCAAGCAGCCCTCAAACCGCCCTGCCCACAATATAAGCCATATTTTAGGTCACGACTGCAGCTCAGCTGTATGA